A window of Hippea jasoniae contains these coding sequences:
- a CDS encoding pyridoxal phosphate-dependent aminotransferase — protein sequence MICRSINSNIINLPVSATLGINEKSNRMIKEGRMVYKLGLGQSPFPVPEPVVRALKENAHQKDYLPVKGLERLRETIAEYYKKSQGVEFDVENIIIGPGSKELMFILQLVFYGELLLPSPSWVSYDPQARILGRSVGWLKTTFEDKWLLQPDVLDDYCNRFPKIPRVIILNYPNNPTGLTYPVELLKELADVARRHNIVIISDEIYGELDHDGDHISIAKFYPEGTIISSGLSKWCGAGGWRLGTFAIPEGLSWLADKMAAVASETFTSVSAPIQYAAIRAFEFDDEIQDYLKNARRVLGAISDYIYSSFKNTGIEVHKAEGAFYYFVNFENFRNGFEKKGIESGRDFCNKLLEKTGVAVLPGEDFGRDKSEISIRLAYVDFDGELALNQASKIEGELNEDFVRKFCKNTFDAIQKICSFVEENA from the coding sequence ATGATCTGCAGGAGTATAAACTCCAACATTATCAATCTGCCTGTATCTGCCACCCTGGGCATCAATGAAAAGAGCAACAGGATGATAAAAGAAGGGAGAATGGTTTATAAGCTTGGCTTGGGGCAATCACCATTTCCGGTACCTGAACCTGTTGTTAGAGCCCTAAAAGAGAACGCACACCAAAAGGATTATCTACCTGTAAAGGGGCTTGAAAGGCTCAGAGAGACGATAGCTGAGTATTATAAAAAAAGTCAGGGTGTTGAGTTTGATGTTGAAAATATCATTATAGGTCCTGGTTCAAAAGAGCTGATGTTTATTCTCCAGCTTGTTTTTTATGGGGAGCTGCTATTGCCTTCGCCAAGCTGGGTTTCATACGATCCGCAGGCAAGGATTTTGGGCAGAAGTGTGGGCTGGCTTAAAACCACATTTGAAGATAAATGGCTTCTGCAGCCTGATGTTCTGGATGATTATTGCAATAGATTCCCCAAGATTCCGCGCGTGATTATTCTAAATTATCCAAACAACCCTACAGGTTTAACCTACCCTGTTGAGTTGCTAAAAGAGCTTGCAGATGTGGCGCGCAGACATAATATCGTAATAATTTCTGACGAAATCTACGGTGAATTAGATCATGACGGTGATCACATCTCAATAGCTAAGTTTTATCCAGAGGGTACAATCATTAGTAGCGGTTTGAGTAAGTGGTGTGGTGCAGGCGGCTGGCGATTAGGGACTTTTGCAATACCAGAAGGTTTATCATGGCTTGCTGATAAGATGGCTGCAGTTGCAAGTGAAACATTTACCTCTGTATCTGCACCGATTCAGTATGCAGCAATAAGGGCTTTTGAGTTTGATGATGAGATACAGGATTATCTTAAGAATGCAAGAAGGGTTTTGGGTGCGATTTCTGATTACATCTATTCAAGCTTTAAAAATACAGGCATAGAGGTTCATAAAGCAGAAGGTGCGTTTTACTATTTTGTTAACTTTGAAAACTTTAGAAACGGTTTTGAGAAAAAAGGCATCGAAAGTGGAAGGGATTTTTGCAATAAGTTGCTTGAAAAAACCGGTGTTGCTGTTTTGCCTGGTGAGGATTTTGGTAGAGACAAAAGCGAGATTTCAATAAGGCTTGCCTATGTAGATTTTGATGGAGAGTTAGCCTTAAATCAGGCTTCAAAGATAGAGGGTGAGCTGAATGAAGATTTTGTTAGAAAATTTTGCAAAAATACCTTTGATGCTATACAAAAAATTTGCAGCTTTGTAGAAGAAAATGCTTAG
- the dnaE gene encoding DNA polymerase III subunit alpha gives MAFVHLHNHSEYSLLDGASKIKNMVEKAKNSGMEALALTDHGNMFGALEFYKTATAAGIKPILGFEGYIAPKDLHDKSTKGNFHITLLAKNNKGYENLMYLCSMGFLEGFYYKPRIDKKLLKEHAEGVIAGSACLHGEIQQRLLDGDYEGAKKAVYEYKEIFGKENFFMEIMRHGLEDQQKIDAQIIKLALETDTLLVATNDCHYLNKEDASAQDALLCVQTNKLIDDKDRMRMGSEEFYFKTEEEMVEVFKDNPEFVYNSKFIADMCNVELELGKLAPPHYKTPDNTTEEEYLRSLAWEGLEKKISNFDEKRKDIYRNRLEHELKIIEQMGFSGYFLIVWDFVNYAKKNGIPVGPGRGSAAGSLVSYSIGITDIDPIRYNLLFERFLNPERVTMPDIDVDFCANRRDEVIHYVREKYGKYNVAQVITFGTMGAKAVVRDVARVLGFPYKEADRIAKMIPAGPKVTLEDAINSNPQLKAEIKKDEKVKKLFDISKTLEGVKRHASIHAAGVVISTQPIFKSCPLYKAPGEDTIAVQFSKDYLEDIGLIKFDFLGLKNLTIIDETVRFIGDGFDISKIPLDDKKTYELLQSGNTLGVFQLESSGMQRLIVDLKPTTFEDLIALVALYRPGPLGSGMVQDFIDRKHGKKPIEYPLPQLEEILKDTYGIILYQEQVMQIASKLAGYTLGEADILRRAMGKKKPEIMQQQKSIFVERAEQNGIDRQKAEYIFDLIAKFAEYGFNKSHSAAYAYIAYQTAYLKAHYPEYFMSALLTSEKNNTDNIAKYIEECNRMKITVLPPDINDSYHDFAVATKDGKAVIRFGFSAIKNVGDAAIENIIATRKEKKFESIYDFLKRVDTRKVNKKVIESLIKSGCFDSLHSNRASLLASLDDLLEWSASSHKKATKKMSSLFGKKQEEESHPRLIEVAQVSEDQILEYEKELLGFFISANPIAKYEGFIEAVINATSEDYGDKYDQDLVMAGIAVDIRKMKTKRKETMAFVKFIDMKGTFEATVFPKLYETKKDLLEKNELLIVFGSLDPTSEKPNLIVKDIISKDEFDSKVSKLKVFLSLEDKSHFETLGKVFERNSGNKSLVIYYKENDQIYEIQSMLKISITKPLLDALKKFNIPYKLDVKGDAA, from the coding sequence ATGGCGTTTGTGCATTTGCATAACCACTCAGAATACAGCCTGCTTGATGGTGCAAGCAAGATTAAAAATATGGTTGAAAAAGCTAAAAATAGTGGCATGGAGGCTTTAGCTTTAACGGATCACGGCAATATGTTTGGTGCACTTGAGTTTTATAAAACGGCAACTGCGGCGGGCATAAAGCCGATTCTGGGGTTCGAAGGCTACATAGCCCCCAAAGACCTGCACGATAAATCTACAAAAGGCAACTTTCACATAACACTGCTTGCCAAAAACAACAAGGGATACGAAAACTTAATGTATCTTTGCAGCATGGGATTTTTGGAGGGATTTTACTACAAACCCCGTATTGATAAAAAGCTTCTAAAGGAGCATGCAGAAGGCGTAATTGCAGGCAGCGCCTGTTTGCATGGTGAGATTCAGCAAAGACTCCTTGATGGCGACTATGAAGGTGCAAAGAAGGCGGTTTATGAATATAAGGAGATCTTTGGTAAAGAGAATTTCTTTATGGAAATTATGAGACATGGGCTTGAGGATCAGCAAAAGATCGATGCCCAGATTATTAAACTTGCCTTAGAAACCGACACACTGCTTGTTGCCACAAACGATTGTCATTATTTAAACAAAGAGGATGCCTCAGCTCAGGATGCCCTTCTGTGTGTTCAAACAAACAAGCTTATCGACGATAAAGACAGAATGAGGATGGGCTCAGAGGAGTTTTACTTTAAAACGGAAGAGGAGATGGTTGAGGTTTTTAAAGATAATCCTGAGTTTGTGTATAACTCAAAGTTTATAGCCGATATGTGCAATGTTGAGCTTGAGCTTGGAAAACTTGCCCCACCGCATTATAAAACGCCGGATAACACAACTGAGGAGGAGTATTTAAGATCGCTTGCCTGGGAGGGTCTTGAGAAAAAAATATCCAACTTTGATGAAAAAAGAAAAGATATTTACAGAAACAGGCTTGAGCATGAGCTAAAGATCATTGAACAGATGGGCTTTTCTGGCTATTTTTTAATAGTCTGGGATTTTGTGAATTATGCAAAGAAAAACGGTATCCCTGTTGGACCTGGCAGAGGCTCTGCAGCTGGCAGCCTTGTGTCCTATTCAATAGGAATCACAGACATTGACCCGATTAGATACAATCTGCTTTTTGAGCGATTTTTGAATCCAGAAAGGGTAACGATGCCCGATATCGATGTGGATTTTTGTGCAAACAGACGCGATGAGGTAATCCATTATGTGAGGGAAAAATACGGCAAATACAATGTAGCTCAGGTTATCACATTTGGAACAATGGGTGCAAAGGCAGTTGTGCGTGATGTTGCAAGGGTTTTGGGTTTCCCATACAAGGAAGCAGATAGAATTGCAAAGATGATTCCAGCAGGCCCAAAGGTTACACTTGAAGATGCCATTAACTCCAATCCACAGCTTAAGGCTGAAATTAAAAAAGACGAAAAGGTAAAAAAGTTATTTGATATATCAAAAACGCTGGAGGGTGTAAAAAGGCACGCTTCAATCCATGCAGCAGGTGTTGTTATCTCCACCCAGCCCATATTTAAAAGCTGTCCTCTGTATAAAGCCCCCGGTGAGGATACGATAGCCGTTCAGTTTTCGAAGGATTATCTTGAGGATATTGGTTTGATAAAGTTTGACTTTCTTGGGCTTAAAAATCTCACGATTATTGATGAAACGGTTAGATTTATAGGTGATGGTTTTGATATCTCTAAGATTCCACTTGATGATAAAAAAACCTACGAACTTTTGCAAAGTGGCAATACACTTGGCGTGTTTCAGCTTGAATCATCAGGCATGCAACGATTGATTGTTGACTTAAAACCCACCACATTTGAAGACTTAATAGCCCTTGTTGCTTTATATAGACCTGGCCCTTTGGGTAGCGGAATGGTGCAGGATTTTATCGACAGAAAGCATGGCAAAAAACCAATCGAATATCCACTGCCGCAGCTTGAAGAGATTCTAAAAGACACATACGGCATTATTCTATATCAAGAGCAGGTCATGCAGATAGCAAGCAAACTTGCAGGGTACACGCTTGGTGAGGCAGATATTTTGCGCAGGGCGATGGGCAAGAAAAAACCAGAGATTATGCAGCAACAAAAAAGCATATTTGTTGAAAGGGCAGAGCAAAACGGTATAGATAGGCAGAAGGCAGAGTATATATTCGACCTGATAGCAAAATTTGCAGAATACGGGTTTAACAAATCTCATTCAGCAGCTTATGCCTACATTGCCTACCAGACGGCATACCTGAAGGCTCACTATCCTGAATATTTTATGAGTGCCTTGCTCACAAGCGAAAAAAACAATACAGACAATATTGCCAAATATATAGAAGAGTGTAACAGAATGAAAATTACCGTTCTTCCGCCCGATATCAACGATTCCTACCACGATTTTGCAGTGGCTACAAAAGATGGAAAAGCTGTTATAAGGTTTGGCTTTAGTGCTATAAAGAATGTGGGTGATGCTGCTATAGAAAACATTATTGCCACAAGAAAAGAGAAAAAATTTGAATCGATTTACGATTTTTTAAAGCGTGTGGATACAAGAAAGGTAAACAAAAAGGTTATAGAGAGTTTAATAAAAAGCGGATGTTTCGATTCATTGCATTCAAACAGAGCAAGTCTTTTAGCAAGTCTGGATGATCTGCTTGAGTGGTCTGCATCCTCCCATAAAAAGGCCACAAAAAAGATGTCTTCGTTATTTGGCAAAAAGCAGGAGGAGGAAAGCCATCCTAGACTTATAGAGGTGGCGCAGGTATCGGAAGACCAGATTCTTGAGTATGAAAAGGAGCTTTTGGGTTTCTTTATTAGTGCTAATCCTATCGCTAAATATGAAGGTTTTATCGAGGCTGTTATTAATGCAACAAGTGAGGATTATGGAGATAAGTATGATCAGGATCTTGTGATGGCAGGCATTGCGGTGGATATTAGAAAGATGAAGACAAAAAGAAAAGAAACAATGGCGTTTGTAAAGTTTATAGATATGAAAGGCACATTTGAGGCGACCGTGTTTCCAAAGCTTTATGAGACAAAAAAGGATTTGCTTGAAAAAAACGAGCTGTTGATTGTTTTTGGTAGTCTTGATCCCACAAGTGAAAAGCCCAACCTGATTGTTAAAGATATTATATCCAAAGATGAATTTGACTCAAAGGTTAGTAAGCTAAAGGTGTTTTTATCGTTGGAGGATAAAAGCCATTTTGAAACATTAGGAAAGGTCTTTGAAAGAAATAGCGGCAATAAGTCGCTTGTAATATACTACAAAGAAAACGATCAGATTTATGAAATTCAAAGCATGCTAAAGATCTCCATCACAAAACCGCTACTTGATGCGCTGAAGAAATTTAATATACCGTATAAATTAGATGTAAAAGGAGATGCCGCATGA
- a CDS encoding NAD-dependent epimerase has product MKILITGTAGFIGFHLANRLAKEGFDVVGLDNINDYYDVGLKFGRLEFAGIEQNRVAYGELVDSIKFNNYRFMKLDLKDKVAIDRLFKEERFDCVCHLAAQAGVRYSLKNPYSYIDSNIYGFLNILEACRNFEVENLCFASSSSVYGLNKKQPFSESDNVDHPISLYAATKKSNELMAHTYSYLYGLKTTGLRFFTVYGPWGRPDMALFKFVKNILEDKPIEVYNYGKMKRDFTYIDDIIEGVVRVIKKPAQPNDEWSPLHPDPASSKVAYRIYNIGNNSPVDLMEFIEIIERLLSKKAKKQLLPMQPGDVESTFADSSALVEELGYRPHTPPEVGIKEFIDWYRSYYRV; this is encoded by the coding sequence ATGAAAATATTAATTACAGGAACTGCAGGATTTATAGGTTTTCACCTTGCAAACAGGCTTGCAAAAGAGGGTTTTGATGTTGTTGGCCTTGATAATATAAACGATTATTACGATGTTGGTTTAAAGTTTGGCAGGCTTGAGTTTGCAGGTATAGAACAAAACAGGGTTGCCTATGGAGAGCTTGTTGATTCAATAAAGTTTAACAACTACAGGTTTATGAAACTGGATTTAAAGGATAAGGTTGCAATAGATAGGCTGTTTAAAGAGGAGAGGTTTGATTGTGTATGCCATCTTGCAGCTCAGGCTGGCGTAAGGTATTCTTTAAAGAATCCCTATTCCTATATCGATAGCAATATTTACGGTTTTTTGAATATTCTTGAAGCATGCAGAAATTTTGAAGTGGAAAATTTATGCTTTGCAAGCTCATCCAGTGTATATGGGTTGAACAAAAAACAACCATTCAGCGAATCGGATAATGTGGATCATCCAATTAGCCTGTATGCTGCCACGAAAAAATCAAACGAACTTATGGCGCATACCTATAGCTATCTATACGGTTTAAAAACAACTGGTTTGAGGTTTTTTACCGTTTATGGACCTTGGGGCAGGCCGGATATGGCTTTGTTTAAGTTTGTTAAAAATATACTTGAGGATAAACCTATTGAGGTTTACAACTACGGCAAGATGAAAAGGGACTTTACCTATATCGACGACATAATTGAGGGTGTTGTGAGGGTAATTAAAAAACCCGCCCAGCCAAATGATGAATGGAGCCCCTTACATCCAGACCCTGCAAGCTCTAAAGTAGCCTATAGGATTTATAATATCGGCAACAATTCTCCCGTTGACTTAATGGAGTTTATTGAGATTATAGAAAGGCTTTTGAGTAAAAAAGCAAAAAAACAACTCCTGCCGATGCAGCCTGGTGATGTTGAGTCTACTTTTGCCGACTCATCGGCTCTTGTTGAAGAGTTAGGCTACAGGCCACACACGCCCCCAGAGGTGGGTATAAAAGAGTTTATCGACTGGTATCGCAGTTATTACAGAGTTTAG
- a CDS encoding GntR family transcriptional regulator: MERLKKTLKDFVIEHIYQKLMRNELTGGDRLNENSIANELAISRAPVREALKELAALGIVEYKPRKGCFVKTFSKDDILGVYETRGLLEGYAARCIADILTDKDFELLEKMVNEMESMALEKKEIEVVELGDRFHDFLLSFSNEYIKRYARQLSLKSHLMFRRFWVKLYTPEEIKHRHLIIVETIKKKQQIEQIIREHYLETANKILGYL, from the coding sequence ATGGAAAGGCTAAAAAAGACGCTTAAGGATTTTGTTATAGAACATATCTATCAGAAGCTTATGAGAAATGAATTAACAGGTGGCGATAGGCTAAACGAAAACAGTATAGCAAATGAGCTTGCAATAAGCAGGGCACCTGTCAGAGAAGCCCTAAAAGAGTTGGCTGCTTTAGGAATAGTTGAATATAAACCCAGAAAGGGCTGTTTTGTTAAAACATTCTCAAAAGACGATATCTTAGGGGTTTATGAGACGCGGGGTTTGCTTGAAGGCTATGCTGCACGATGTATTGCGGATATTTTGACAGATAAAGATTTTGAATTGCTTGAAAAGATGGTGAATGAGATGGAGTCTATGGCCTTGGAAAAAAAGGAGATTGAGGTTGTTGAATTGGGTGATAGGTTTCACGATTTTTTGCTTTCTTTTTCAAACGAGTATATCAAAAGATATGCAAGACAGTTGAGTTTAAAATCTCATTTGATGTTTAGGCGTTTCTGGGTAAAGCTATACACTCCAGAAGAGATCAAACACAGGCACCTTATTATAGTTGAGACAATAAAGAAAAAACAACAGATTGAACAGATAATAAGAGAGCACTATCTTGAGACGGCAAATAAAATTTTAGGTTATTTGTAG
- a CDS encoding TAXI family TRAP transporter solute-binding subunit → MRKVLSSLMAVVFFIAAFALVSEAKVTFVTIGTGGVTGVYYPAGGAISKMVNAKFKQYHIKMTVESTGGSVYNINAVLSGDLDFGICQSDRQYEAWYGLAEWKNKGPQKNLRSVFSLHPESITLVASVDSGIKSVYDLKGKRVNLGNPGSGQLQNSKDILKAFGIKLSDIHPEYVKAVEAPGLLQDGRIDAFFYTVGHPNGNIKEATSGRIKVRIIPIAGKPVEKLLKEHPYYAKAEIPVKKFYPMAANKQDVVWTVGVKATVVTSAKEPANVVYAITKEVFENLDTFKKLHPAFEVLTKKNMLEGLTAPIHPGALKYYKESGLIKYIPKKLIQQ, encoded by the coding sequence ATGAGAAAGGTTTTATCTTCTTTGATGGCAGTTGTGTTCTTCATCGCTGCATTTGCCCTTGTTTCTGAGGCTAAGGTGACATTTGTTACCATCGGAACAGGTGGTGTTACAGGCGTTTACTATCCTGCCGGTGGTGCTATCTCAAAGATGGTTAACGCCAAATTTAAACAGTATCACATCAAAATGACGGTTGAATCAACAGGTGGTTCTGTTTACAACATCAATGCAGTTCTAAGTGGAGATTTAGATTTTGGAATCTGTCAGTCCGACAGGCAGTATGAGGCCTGGTATGGATTGGCTGAGTGGAAAAACAAAGGACCACAGAAGAATCTAAGAAGCGTATTTTCACTGCATCCTGAGTCTATAACACTTGTTGCATCCGTTGATAGTGGCATTAAAAGTGTTTACGATCTAAAAGGCAAAAGGGTTAATCTTGGAAACCCAGGCTCTGGTCAGCTTCAAAACTCAAAAGATATCCTTAAGGCTTTTGGAATTAAACTAAGCGATATCCATCCAGAGTATGTAAAGGCTGTTGAGGCTCCTGGTCTGCTTCAGGATGGTAGAATTGATGCATTCTTCTATACAGTTGGACATCCAAACGGCAATATCAAAGAGGCTACCAGTGGCAGGATTAAAGTAAGGATTATTCCTATTGCAGGTAAACCTGTAGAGAAACTACTCAAAGAGCATCCATACTATGCAAAAGCTGAGATTCCTGTAAAGAAATTCTATCCAATGGCTGCAAATAAGCAGGATGTTGTATGGACTGTGGGTGTTAAGGCAACAGTTGTTACAAGCGCAAAAGAGCCTGCTAATGTTGTATATGCCATAACAAAAGAGGTTTTTGAGAATTTAGACACATTTAAAAAGCTGCATCCTGCATTTGAGGTTCTTACAAAGAAGAATATGCTTGAGGGTCTGACAGCACCCATACATCCAGGGGCATTGAAGTATTACAAAGAAAGCGGTTTAATTAAGTATATTCCAAAAAAACTCATTCAGCAGTAA
- a CDS encoding TRAP transporter permease, whose protein sequence is MDETKKKKIEELLKEDTGNVRDLRPKEELLVMIIGVSWAIFQLLIASVWTLDSTFARSIHLAFAMAMIFLSVPFFKKRSIKFLPWLSQREGIPLIDYILAAIGVAAALYITVAWTGISMRMGSPSLTDKIFGILLVIMVFEATRRAIGPALPMVGLLFTLYGFFGPYLPDILAYKGVTLDKYVSQLSLSTEGIFGIPLRVSTTIVYLFVLLGAMLDKAGAGKFFIDLAFAGLGRYKGGPAKSAVVASGLTGLVSGSSVANVVTTGTFTIPLMKKTGYPATKAGATEVAASINGQLMPPIMGAAAFIIAEYVNVPYIAVVKAAFIPALVAYITLFFVSHFEASKLGLKGLPKEQLPNAKEVLKNGFHYLIPIGWLVIELMVLRHSPAMSAFRTIILLIFTILYQELRKIKQEGRTLKDALFSSLKITADAFVSGSRNMVIVALACASAGVVVGLVATGIGSMITELVDTMAHGNIYLLLIITAMASLLLGMGLPTTANYIVMASLTAPVIVTIAQNYGFFVPLMAAHLFCFYFGIIADDTPPVGLAAYAAAALADADPIPTAVQGFIYDMRTAILPFMFVFNPDIILYHITSWPKIIMIFAMTLMGSLAFASALQGWLITRNKWYEIPFLLLASWILFYPGGILHTLHLEEGLKYYMYLLGLLVFGLVYLSQKLRIKPQQMATA, encoded by the coding sequence ATGGATGAGACTAAAAAGAAAAAAATAGAGGAGCTCTTAAAAGAGGATACAGGAAATGTCAGGGATCTAAGACCAAAAGAAGAGCTGCTTGTAATGATTATTGGCGTCAGCTGGGCGATTTTTCAGTTGTTGATTGCCAGCGTCTGGACGCTTGATTCAACCTTTGCTCGCTCAATCCATCTTGCATTTGCCATGGCAATGATTTTTCTTTCTGTGCCTTTTTTCAAAAAAAGAAGCATTAAATTTTTACCCTGGCTTTCACAGAGAGAGGGTATTCCCTTAATAGATTACATACTTGCCGCTATAGGTGTTGCAGCTGCATTGTATATTACAGTTGCCTGGACAGGTATTTCAATGAGGATGGGCTCACCAAGTCTTACAGATAAGATCTTTGGCATTCTACTGGTGATTATGGTTTTCGAGGCAACAAGAAGGGCTATAGGTCCAGCGTTACCGATGGTAGGTTTGCTTTTTACGCTATATGGATTTTTTGGTCCTTACTTGCCTGATATTCTGGCTTATAAAGGTGTTACGCTTGATAAGTATGTCAGTCAGCTTTCGCTATCAACAGAGGGTATTTTTGGTATTCCTTTAAGGGTTTCTACAACAATAGTTTATCTGTTTGTTTTATTGGGTGCCATGCTTGATAAAGCCGGTGCGGGAAAGTTTTTTATCGATCTGGCTTTTGCAGGTCTTGGTAGGTATAAAGGAGGACCGGCAAAGAGTGCCGTTGTAGCAAGCGGACTGACTGGTCTTGTATCTGGATCGTCTGTTGCAAATGTTGTTACAACAGGAACTTTTACAATTCCGTTGATGAAAAAAACAGGTTATCCAGCAACAAAAGCAGGGGCGACAGAGGTTGCGGCAAGTATTAACGGTCAGCTTATGCCTCCAATTATGGGTGCAGCGGCGTTCATTATTGCTGAGTATGTCAATGTTCCATATATAGCGGTTGTTAAAGCTGCATTTATTCCTGCGCTTGTTGCTTACATAACACTGTTTTTTGTTTCCCACTTTGAGGCAAGTAAACTGGGGTTAAAGGGTTTGCCAAAGGAGCAGCTACCGAATGCAAAAGAGGTTTTGAAAAACGGTTTTCACTATTTGATACCTATAGGTTGGCTTGTTATCGAGCTTATGGTGTTAAGGCACTCGCCGGCAATGAGTGCGTTTAGAACCATAATATTATTGATTTTTACCATTCTGTATCAGGAATTAAGGAAAATCAAGCAAGAGGGTAGGACGCTTAAAGATGCGTTGTTTAGTTCTTTAAAGATTACAGCTGATGCATTTGTATCCGGTTCTCGCAATATGGTTATTGTTGCTTTAGCATGTGCTTCGGCCGGTGTTGTTGTGGGTCTTGTTGCAACAGGTATAGGTAGTATGATAACAGAGCTTGTCGATACAATGGCACATGGTAATATCTATCTATTGCTTATAATCACGGCTATGGCAAGTCTTCTTCTTGGAATGGGACTTCCCACAACGGCAAATTACATCGTTATGGCTTCATTGACGGCACCAGTTATTGTTACAATCGCTCAAAATTACGGTTTCTTTGTTCCTTTGATGGCAGCTCACCTGTTCTGTTTCTATTTTGGAATTATAGCAGATGATACGCCGCCTGTGGGCCTTGCTGCTTATGCTGCAGCGGCTTTAGCTGATGCTGATCCAATTCCAACTGCTGTGCAGGGATTTATTTATGACATGAGAACAGCCATTTTGCCTTTTATGTTTGTGTTTAATCCCGATATTATTCTCTATCATATCACAAGCTGGCCAAAGATTATTATGATTTTTGCCATGACCTTAATGGGTTCTTTGGCATTTGCAAGTGCTCTTCAGGGGTGGCTTATTACGCGTAATAAGTGGTATGAGATACCGTTTTTGTTGCTTGCATCCTGGATTTTATTCTACCCCGGAGGAATACTGCATACGCTGCATCTTGAAGAGGGCTTGAAGTATTACATGTATCTGCTTGGGCTTTTAGTTTTTGGACTTGTATATCTCTCTCAAAAGCTAAGGATAAAACCGCAGCAGATGGCCACAGCTTAA
- a CDS encoding DUF3108 domain-containing protein, giving the protein MFKRVVAWIVLFFLVSGNLYAKCPFKNFTANYKFEFSGLKVGEGKLTAYCDNNSYVVHFKAQTSKFISIFYKLKVDIEDAVDVKSLKDIYYRAKFRGSSNKDVYVKFDNATTADVYYKKKHLKHYVLSSKNGVYSPLSVYLFFVEHPFEFSKTYFKDVVISKHLYRVEILPLKETIVNIDMLKRKKGKREAIEAELTFYKLDKGRFEKKKDVKKMIVFVSKNQPKIPLLSRMWHIIGVFGLRLTKLSIQ; this is encoded by the coding sequence ATGTTTAAAAGAGTTGTTGCATGGATTGTCCTTTTTTTTCTTGTTAGTGGAAATTTGTATGCAAAATGCCCATTTAAAAATTTCACAGCCAACTACAAGTTTGAATTTAGTGGTTTGAAGGTGGGCGAGGGAAAGCTTACTGCTTATTGTGATAACAACAGCTATGTTGTTCACTTTAAAGCACAAACATCAAAATTTATCAGTATCTTTTATAAGCTGAAGGTTGATATTGAAGATGCTGTTGATGTTAAAAGCTTGAAGGATATTTATTACAGGGCTAAGTTTAGAGGCTCATCAAATAAGGATGTTTATGTAAAATTTGATAATGCAACAACGGCTGATGTTTACTATAAGAAAAAGCACCTTAAGCATTATGTTTTAAGTTCAAAAAACGGCGTTTATTCACCTTTGAGCGTTTATTTGTTTTTTGTTGAACACCCCTTTGAGTTTTCAAAAACATATTTTAAAGATGTTGTTATTTCAAAGCACCTTTATCGTGTGGAGATTCTTCCCTTAAAAGAAACTATCGTCAATATCGATATGCTGAAAAGAAAAAAAGGCAAAAGAGAGGCTATTGAGGCTGAGCTAACCTTCTACAAGCTTGACAAAGGTAGATTTGAAAAGAAAAAAGATGTTAAAAAAATGATTGTATTTGTCAGTAAAAATCAACCAAAAATCCCACTGCTTAGCAGGATGTGGCATATAATAGGAGTTTTTGGTTTAAGGCTTACAAAACTTTCAATCCAATAG